The Acetomicrobium sp. S15 = DSM 107314 sequence GGTCATCGTCGTGCCGGTGGTCACCATAGGATTGCTCCTCGTAAGGGAGGGAATAAACGTAATCAGTGCCCTCCCTGGCGTCGTAACCAAGTTAGGAGAGATGGACCTATCCTTCGTCTTGAATTATCTGCCGCCGCAGGTTGCCGAGGCCGTTAAACCTTATCTCGTAGATTTGAGCTATCTCAACGATATGCTGCTCAGGACTGCCCGTTGGGTAGCCACATGGTTGGCCAGCACCTCAAGGGATGTGATGGGCAACGTCTTTCGCCTCTTCTATAACTTGTTTGCGCTGACGATTGTGTCATTTTACATACTGCGCGACGGGCACCTCATATTGAAGTATGTAGACGATATACTGCCATTGCCCAAAAACGAGCGTGAGGCCATCTTTGAACGCGGCAGGGCCATGCTCTCCGCCGTGCTTTACGGGGTGACCTTGACTGCGGGCATCCAGGCCTCTTTGGGTGGCCTAGGCTGGTGGTATGTGGGCTTGCCATCGCCGCTGTTGTTCGGCGGCGTGATGTTCGTGACGGCTATGATACCCTTTATCGGCACCCCGATAGTGCTACTTCCCGGGGCTTTATATCTTTTCCTGGTGGGGCAGTGGAGCCAGGCTGCAATGCTGGCTGCGTGGTCCTTATTGGTGGTGAGCACTGTCGATAATTTTATACGCCCATACTTCATCTCAGAAGGAAGCAAGGTTCACATGTTAGTCGCCTTTATCGGGGGAGTCGGAGGATTGGCGGCGTGGGGCTTCCTGGGGCTCTTCCTCGGCCCTATCATCGTCACTTTGTTCGTGTTTTTCTTAGATAGCTACAGGCGCGTATGGCATGCCATGCGCGGCGCCTGATCGCTTGGGGGTGCCTCAATGCCATTTGCTGTGGCGGTGTGCGGTTTTAAGGATAGCGGCAAATCGACGCTTTGTTACAAGCTGTTGGAGGGCTTGCGTTCAAAGGGCCTCCGGGTGGCTTACGTTAAGCGCACTCAGGAGGAGGTCTTATCTCCCGCTGGTACGGACAGCGGAGACGGCGCCGCCTTGGGCTTCGAGACGCTGCTTTGGGGGCGCGATGGTGTCAGATGTGAGGCGAAGGGCGCCGCTTTCGATATTTCCTTCTTGACGGTTCGTTTCTTCTCTGAAGCGGATTTTATCCTCGTGGAGGGGGGGAAGGAGCTCTCTTTGCCTAAAATTTGGGTGGGACCTCCCGGTTCTTCACCGCCTGGGGTGAAGGGAATCTTGGCTTACTATCATAGTGAGTCTCCGTCAAATGGCGTTCTCTCCTTTCGCCGCGGCGAAGAAGAAGCGATGATTGAGTGGTTATACGGTTTACAGCAGCAAAGGGCATCGGCCTCATTGAGGCTGTATCTGGACTATAGAGAATTGCCTTTAAAAGACTTCGTGGCCGACATGATCGCGGGGGGATTGAGGGGGATGATAATGGCGCTCAAAGGCGGCGAGGCTGTCAAGCGTGGCGCTTTTGTATATCTGCGTGGCGACAAAACTGGGGGAGAACGATAGAAAATTATATAAAAAAGCAAGATTTATACTATAATTAACCTCGTCTTTTGCTCTTACAGCATTTCGCGATCTCTGGAGGAGGGATTTTCAACAAATGAACGGCTATGTGTTGTGGCTGACCGGAGGTACTGGTGTTTTGGCGCTTGTCTTTGCTATTCTGGCAGTGGGGCGCATTGGCGCTATGGAGGTGAAGATCGAGAGAGTCAAAGAGCTCTCCGAGATCGTCCACAGAGGCGCCATGACCTTTTTATACCGGGAGTACAAGGCCCTCATTCCCTTTGTATTGCTCGTGGGAGCGCTATTGGCCTGGAAGGCCTCCTTCCCTCTCGCTGTCTCTTTCGTTTTCGGTGCCTTTTGCAGCGCTTTGGCAGGTTTCTTGGGGATGCGCGTTGCCACGAGGGCCAATGGCAATACGGCTTACGCGGCGACTGCCGGTATGAACCAAGCCCTGCAGGTGGCCTTTACTGGCGGTGTTGTAATGGGGATGTTCGTCGTGGGGATAGGGATTTTGGGCGTGGTATTGGCTTACTGGCTTTATGGTGACCCTAATATAATCACAGGTTTCGGCTTCGGTGCTAGTTCTATAGCGTTGTTCGCACGCGTCGGCGGGGGTATCTACACGAAGGCTGCAGATATGGGGGCTGACCTGGTCGGCAAAGTGGAGGCGGGCATTCCAGAAGACGACCCAAGGAATCCGGCCGTTATAGCGGATAACGTCGGCGACAACGTGGGTGACATAGCTGGGATGGGGGCCGATCTATTCGAGTCATACGTGAACTCCATCATAGCCGCTATGGCTCTTGGCGTGGTAGCTTTCGGTCCAACGGGAGCAGCGTATCCGCTATTGCTCGCTGGAAGCGGCATAGTCTCCGCCGTTTTGGGCACGTTTTTCGTCCGGGTGAAGGAGGGCGGCGATCCTCAGTTCGCTTTGAGGAAGGGGACGATAGCCACCGGCCTATTCATGATGATCGGCGCATTCCTCGTCACGCGTGCCCTTTTTGGCGATATCGCCCTCTTTTGGTCTGTCCTGGGAGGGGTCATCCTGGGCGTGGCGATAGGGTATGTCACGGAGTTTTATACTTCTATAGGTTCAAAACCGGTGCGTCAAATTGCCGAGTCAGCTGCAACGGGACATGCCACCAACATCTTGTCGGGCATTTCTGTGGGCATGATGTCCACGGCAATACCGGTATTGCTCATATGTGCGGCGGTGCTGATAGGTTACAAATTCGGCGGACTTTACGGCATCGCATGCTCTGCTGTGGGAATGCTCTCGATAACTGGGATGACCTTGTCTGTGGATGCCTATGGCCCAATAGCGGACAATGCCGGGGGTATAGCCCAGATGAGCCAATTGCCTCCATCTGTACGTCAGATCACGGACAGATTAGATGCTGTTGGCAACACCACCGCTGCCATAGGAAAGGGATTGGCAATAGGGTCAGCTGCACTGACAGCCTTAGCGCTATTTGCGACTTATGCCACTGCGGTGCGGCTCGATCACATAGATCTCAACGACCCGATGGTGATGGCTGGTCTTTTTATAGGTGGCATGTTGCCGTTCCTCTTCTCTTCTATGGCGATCATGGCCGTTGGAAGAGCTGCCCAGTCGATGATCGACGAGGTGCGCCGTCAGTTTAGGGAGATCACGGGTCTCATGGAAGGCAGTGCCCAGCCAGAATACGAGCGCTGCGTAGATATATCGACTGCCGCAGCGCTGAAGGAAATGTTAGTGCCTGGCCTTATGGCGGTGGTGGCTCCTATAGCCGTAGGGCTGCTTTTGGGTCCCGGGGCGCTTGGTGGGCTGTTGGGAGGATCCATAATTACGGGTGTGATGTTGGCCATATTCATGGCCAACGCCGGTGGAGCTTGGGATAATGCCAAAAAATACATCGAGGAAGGGCACTTCGGCGGCAAGGGCACGCCCTCTCACGCAGCGGCAGTGGTGGGTGACACCGTGGGGGATCCGTTCAAAGATACGGCGGGGCCAAGCCTCAACATCCTCATTAAGCTCATGTCTGTTATCGCTGTAGTTTTGGCGCCGCTTCTGTGAGTGTGGGTATTGAAACAGGTGCTGGGTGAAGACTAACGCCTCGCTTGGTGGAGTGCCGGATAAGCTCGGACTTTATCCGGCACTTCTGTGCTTTTCGACATGGTTAAAGGCCGTATGTGCGAAGTACGTGTCGAGCAGTAGGGGATGGCATATATGGATCGCGATGTGATCGGAGAGATTAAAAAGCGCTTGGATATAGTGGACCTCGTTGGGGATTATGTCCAACTGCGCAAGGTGGGCAGGAACTATAGGGCTCTCTGCCCGTTTCATACTGAAAAGACTCCCTCTTTTTACGTGTCGCCGGAGCGACAGACGTATCACTGCTTCGGTTGTGGCAAGGGTGGAGACGCGTTCACCTTCCTTATGGAGATAGAAGGGGTATCGTTTCCTCAAGCTTTGGAGCGCCTTGCCAAGCGGGCGGGTGTGGCTTTATCCAAGAGCGCTCACCCCAAAACCGAGGGAGACCTTTCAGAAGTAATGGAGTTGGCCTTGAAATTTTACAGGGATGCGCTCAATAGCCCTTCTGGCGAGGTCGCGAGATCTTACCTGAAGCATAGGGAACTTCCTCCCGAGGTGTGGGAGGCATTTGAACTCGGTTGGGCTCCACCCTCGTGGGATTATCTGTGGCAATCCCTTCAAAGACGTGGCGTAACCTTCGAACTCGCCGAAAGATGCGGATTGGTGCTCATGGGTTCGAGGAGCCCATATGATCGCTTTCGCGGTCGAGTAATGTTTCCGGTTCGGGACGTCTCCGGCAAACTTGTGGCGTTTGGAGGCAGGCTCGTGGTGGGCGAGGGCGCGAAGTACATCAATAGCCCAGAGAGCGAGCTGTTTCAAAAGAGAAGCTGTCTCTATCTTTTGGAGCGCGCCAAGAAGTCTATACGCCAACGGGGGCGTTCGATCCTCGTGGAGGGTTATATAGATGCTATAAGGCTGCACATCTCGGGCTATCCTGAAGCTGTTGCCTCCCTCGGCACTTCGCTCACAGAGGATCAAGCCAAACTCCTCCAGCGCTTCGCGGGTCGTTGTTGTATATGTTACGATGCAGATACGTCAGGGCAGGAAGCCTCGTTGAGAGGCATGTATGTCCTTCAGAGAGAAGGGCTTCAAGTCAGTGTGGTCGTCCTCCCTCGAGATGTTGACCCCGATCAGTTGTTGCTTCAGGAAAACGGGGATAGGGTCTTTATGGAGGCTTTAGATCGCGCCCTTCCCCTTCCTCTTTACCACTTAGAGATCAGACGGCCTTGGTTAGAGGACCCTGGATCTCGCCATAGTGCGATTTTGGAGTTGCTCGAGGGCCTTGCGGAGCTTTCCCCCTTTGATGTGGCTCCATATCTTTCAAATTTGAGCATCGCCTTGGGCGTCTTGCCTGGAGAACTCAATGAGCAGATCGCAGAGATCAGGAGCAGAAAAAAGGTTGCAAAAGAAGATAAAAGCGCTCGTTCCGGCGTATATATAAATGGGA is a genomic window containing:
- a CDS encoding AI-2E family transporter, producing MEYDEVGSYERRRKGFLPFGLVFALLAFLAYSVTQPLLRPIAWSVLLTFFVRPFYSFLYERFFLGRWKGVAAAITTILVLVVIVVPVVTIGLLLVREGINVISALPGVVTKLGEMDLSFVLNYLPPQVAEAVKPYLVDLSYLNDMLLRTARWVATWLASTSRDVMGNVFRLFYNLFALTIVSFYILRDGHLILKYVDDILPLPKNEREAIFERGRAMLSAVLYGVTLTAGIQASLGGLGWWYVGLPSPLLFGGVMFVTAMIPFIGTPIVLLPGALYLFLVGQWSQAAMLAAWSLLVVSTVDNFIRPYFISEGSKVHMLVAFIGGVGGLAAWGFLGLFLGPIIVTLFVFFLDSYRRVWHAMRGA
- a CDS encoding molybdopterin-guanine dinucleotide biosynthesis protein MobB, which gives rise to MPFAVAVCGFKDSGKSTLCYKLLEGLRSKGLRVAYVKRTQEEVLSPAGTDSGDGAALGFETLLWGRDGVRCEAKGAAFDISFLTVRFFSEADFILVEGGKELSLPKIWVGPPGSSPPGVKGILAYYHSESPSNGVLSFRRGEEEAMIEWLYGLQQQRASASLRLYLDYRELPLKDFVADMIAGGLRGMIMALKGGEAVKRGAFVYLRGDKTGGER
- a CDS encoding sodium-translocating pyrophosphatase, with the translated sequence MNGYVLWLTGGTGVLALVFAILAVGRIGAMEVKIERVKELSEIVHRGAMTFLYREYKALIPFVLLVGALLAWKASFPLAVSFVFGAFCSALAGFLGMRVATRANGNTAYAATAGMNQALQVAFTGGVVMGMFVVGIGILGVVLAYWLYGDPNIITGFGFGASSIALFARVGGGIYTKAADMGADLVGKVEAGIPEDDPRNPAVIADNVGDNVGDIAGMGADLFESYVNSIIAAMALGVVAFGPTGAAYPLLLAGSGIVSAVLGTFFVRVKEGGDPQFALRKGTIATGLFMMIGAFLVTRALFGDIALFWSVLGGVILGVAIGYVTEFYTSIGSKPVRQIAESAATGHATNILSGISVGMMSTAIPVLLICAAVLIGYKFGGLYGIACSAVGMLSITGMTLSVDAYGPIADNAGGIAQMSQLPPSVRQITDRLDAVGNTTAAIGKGLAIGSAALTALALFATYATAVRLDHIDLNDPMVMAGLFIGGMLPFLFSSMAIMAVGRAAQSMIDEVRRQFREITGLMEGSAQPEYERCVDISTAAALKEMLVPGLMAVVAPIAVGLLLGPGALGGLLGGSIITGVMLAIFMANAGGAWDNAKKYIEEGHFGGKGTPSHAAAVVGDTVGDPFKDTAGPSLNILIKLMSVIAVVLAPLL
- the dnaG gene encoding DNA primase, translating into MDRDVIGEIKKRLDIVDLVGDYVQLRKVGRNYRALCPFHTEKTPSFYVSPERQTYHCFGCGKGGDAFTFLMEIEGVSFPQALERLAKRAGVALSKSAHPKTEGDLSEVMELALKFYRDALNSPSGEVARSYLKHRELPPEVWEAFELGWAPPSWDYLWQSLQRRGVTFELAERCGLVLMGSRSPYDRFRGRVMFPVRDVSGKLVAFGGRLVVGEGAKYINSPESELFQKRSCLYLLERAKKSIRQRGRSILVEGYIDAIRLHISGYPEAVASLGTSLTEDQAKLLQRFAGRCCICYDADTSGQEASLRGMYVLQREGLQVSVVVLPRDVDPDQLLLQENGDRVFMEALDRALPLPLYHLEIRRPWLEDPGSRHSAILELLEGLAELSPFDVAPYLSNLSIALGVLPGELNEQIAEIRSRKKVAKEDKSARSGVYINGIGKKSASKAADPVEAAVAYVLWNDARRRVEAPPEVILPLIDDERVKSIVAALLYGESPEELEGRWLSLGDRFPMSLIAIGGSFCDQFGDLEVAWKELLKLLEKRRRSERYHKLLSAMAKGEASAEEMEELRQLASDIKGGG